One genomic window of Cellulophaga sp. Hel_I_12 includes the following:
- a CDS encoding glycosyltransferase 87 family protein, translated as MSLILMLVSSLFYYVIAYHFQRTEFIKLIVLFTGLFVLSYKIVQFEKFNFKFLLWSGVFFRLVFLLTLPNLSQDFYRFIWDGELVSNFINPYLKVPNELILQPDLVIDNAQELLLGMGELSPKFYSNYPPLNQIIFAIAALFGGKSILGSVIVMRLSIILSDVGIVYFGRKLLKNLNFSPHLIFWYFLNPLVILELSGNLHFEGVMLFFFVWSLYLLSKNNWQMAGVLYAFSISIKLVPLLFLPLFLNYLGLKKSILFYSIVATVSLLLLLPFYSADFFANYSETVGLWFSNFEFNASTYNVVKKIAVLYFDKKPWELIVSYGKITPYIIIGIVLCFSWFQKNQKLPLLITSMLWVLCIYYLVSATVHPWYLVFLVFLTLFTKFKFPILWSAFVILSYWAYSNPSYTEHLGILCIEYIAILSYMAYEISIVYSKK; from the coding sequence ATGTCTCTCATTTTGATGCTCGTAAGCAGCTTGTTTTATTATGTTATTGCCTATCATTTTCAACGAACAGAATTTATAAAACTCATCGTACTTTTTACTGGACTATTCGTTTTATCGTATAAAATAGTTCAGTTTGAAAAATTCAACTTTAAGTTTCTTCTTTGGTCAGGCGTTTTTTTTAGACTGGTTTTTCTGTTGACACTTCCTAATCTATCGCAAGATTTTTATCGGTTTATTTGGGACGGAGAACTCGTAAGTAATTTTATTAATCCGTATTTAAAAGTTCCCAACGAATTAATTTTACAGCCAGATTTAGTCATTGACAATGCCCAAGAACTGCTATTAGGCATGGGCGAATTGAGTCCCAAATTTTATAGTAATTACCCTCCTTTAAATCAAATCATATTTGCTATTGCCGCGCTATTTGGTGGTAAAAGTATTTTAGGTTCTGTTATTGTAATGCGCCTTAGTATTATTCTTTCTGATGTGGGCATCGTTTATTTTGGAAGAAAGTTATTGAAAAATCTAAATTTTTCTCCACATCTTATTTTTTGGTATTTCTTAAATCCTTTGGTGATTTTAGAACTTAGCGGAAATCTTCATTTTGAAGGTGTGATGCTTTTCTTTTTTGTTTGGTCTTTATACCTATTATCCAAAAACAATTGGCAAATGGCTGGGGTATTGTATGCCTTCTCGATTTCTATAAAACTAGTGCCCCTATTATTTCTTCCTCTTTTTTTGAACTACTTGGGCTTAAAAAAAAGCATCTTATTCTATAGTATTGTAGCCACAGTATCCCTGCTATTACTACTCCCCTTTTATAGTGCTGATTTTTTTGCTAATTATTCGGAAACCGTAGGCTTATGGTTTTCTAATTTTGAGTTTAATGCTAGTACCTACAATGTGGTTAAAAAAATTGCTGTACTTTATTTTGATAAGAAACCATGGGAATTAATTGTCAGTTATGGAAAAATAACGCCGTACATAATTATTGGTATCGTCCTATGCTTTAGTTGGTTCCAGAAAAATCAAAAATTACCGCTCCTTATAACTTCAATGTTATGGGTACTTTGTATTTATTATTTGGTATCGGCCACGGTTCATCCTTGGTATCTTGTATTTCTAGTTTTTTTAACACTATTTACTAAATTCAAGTTTCCCATACTTTGGTCTGCCTTTGTCATCTTAAGCTATTGGGCCTATTCAAACCCGAGTTATACAGAGCATTTAGGAATTTTATGTATTGAGTATATAGCAATTTTAAGTTACATGGCTTACGAAATCAGTATTGTATATAGCAAAAAGTAA
- a CDS encoding GNAT family N-acetyltransferase produces the protein MEILIANESHFKYAEIICDTIAESAKVRGTGIAKRTPDYICKKLSNGNAVIALDEGNFAGFCYIEIWGHEKYVANSGLIVHPDYRDRGLAKQIKQRIFELSRKKFPEAKIFGITTGLAVMKINYELGYKPTTFSELTDDPEFWKGCQTCKNFDILTRTERKMCLCTAMLYDSEAKEKNKTNVIVKEKLNTKAFKRLKSIKETLFLKKKEK, from the coding sequence ATGGAAATACTAATTGCTAACGAATCACATTTTAAATACGCTGAAATAATTTGTGATACAATTGCGGAATCTGCAAAAGTCCGAGGTACTGGAATTGCTAAACGAACTCCTGATTATATTTGTAAAAAACTTTCAAACGGTAACGCTGTTATCGCTTTAGATGAAGGCAATTTTGCTGGTTTTTGCTATATAGAAATTTGGGGGCATGAAAAATATGTAGCCAATTCTGGTCTTATCGTACATCCCGATTATAGAGATAGAGGACTAGCAAAACAAATAAAACAACGAATTTTTGAACTTTCTCGAAAAAAATTTCCGGAGGCTAAAATATTCGGAATTACGACAGGTTTAGCCGTAATGAAAATAAATTATGAGTTGGGTTATAAACCCACGACTTTTTCAGAATTAACGGATGATCCTGAGTTTTGGAAAGGATGCCAAACATGCAAAAATTTTGATATTTTAACTAGAACTGAACGCAAAATGTGTTTGTGTACTGCAATGCTCTATGATTCTGAAGCAAAAGAAAAAAATAAAACTAATGTCATTGTAAAAGAAAAATTAAATACAAAGGCTTTTAAAAGACTTAAAAGCATTAAAGAAACCCTTTTCCTAAAAAAGAAAGAGAAATGA
- the argG gene encoding argininosuccinate synthase has translation MNKLVLAYSGGLDTSYCAKYLSKDQGFEVHAVSVNTGGFSNKEIDSIKEKSLQLGASTYTSIDAVQTFYETVVKYLIFGNVLKNNTYPLSVSAERIVQAIEIVKHAKKIGATHIAHGSTGAGNDQVRFDMIFQIIAPEIKIITPIRDHKLSREAEIAYLKENGVDYSWEKAKYSINRGLWGTSVGGEETLSSDKALPDSAYPSQLQEKNPTNLTLTFEKGELVAIDGKKGSPVQNIMALEVLASKYAIGRDIHVGDTIIGIKGRVGFEAPAALIIIKAHHLLEKHTLSKWQQFQKEQLGNFYGMLLHEGNYLDAVMRNIETFLTDTQKNVSGDVFVSLYPFQYRLNGIKSKHDLMNAAFGSYGEMNKGWTADEAKGFIKILSNPGKIYNHVNSPLAPKDRSQD, from the coding sequence ATGAATAAACTAGTTTTAGCGTATAGTGGCGGTTTAGACACCTCTTATTGCGCCAAATATTTATCAAAAGACCAAGGTTTTGAAGTGCATGCGGTAAGTGTAAATACAGGTGGATTTTCAAATAAAGAGATCGACAGTATAAAAGAAAAATCCTTACAATTGGGCGCAAGTACCTATACCTCAATCGATGCCGTACAAACATTTTATGAAACAGTGGTAAAATACTTAATATTTGGAAATGTTTTAAAAAACAATACCTATCCTTTATCTGTAAGTGCTGAGCGAATTGTACAGGCTATCGAAATAGTTAAACATGCCAAAAAAATAGGCGCAACTCATATTGCTCACGGAAGTACAGGTGCTGGGAATGACCAAGTACGGTTCGACATGATTTTCCAAATTATAGCTCCAGAAATTAAAATTATTACGCCTATTCGAGATCATAAATTATCTAGAGAAGCAGAAATTGCCTATTTAAAAGAAAACGGAGTGGATTACTCCTGGGAAAAGGCAAAATATTCAATAAACAGAGGTCTTTGGGGAACTTCCGTTGGAGGTGAAGAAACCCTAAGTTCTGACAAAGCATTACCCGATAGCGCCTACCCTAGTCAATTACAAGAAAAGAACCCAACAAACCTAACATTAACCTTCGAAAAAGGCGAATTAGTCGCCATTGATGGAAAAAAAGGTAGCCCAGTGCAGAATATTATGGCGCTTGAAGTCTTGGCGTCAAAGTATGCCATTGGAAGAGATATTCATGTTGGTGATACCATTATTGGCATTAAAGGAAGAGTCGGTTTTGAAGCTCCCGCGGCCTTAATCATTATAAAAGCGCATCATTTATTAGAAAAACATACGCTTAGTAAGTGGCAGCAGTTTCAAAAAGAGCAGCTAGGTAATTTTTATGGAATGTTATTGCATGAAGGAAATTATTTAGATGCAGTCATGCGAAATATCGAGACTTTTTTAACCGATACTCAAAAAAATGTTTCAGGTGATGTTTTCGTGAGCTTATACCCTTTTCAATATCGATTAAACGGGATAAAGTCTAAACACGATTTAATGAATGCGGCTTTCGGAAGCTATGGTGAAATGAATAAAGGTTGGACGGCTGATGAGGCCAAAGGGTTTATTAAAATTCTCTCAAATCCAGGTAAAATTTATAATCATGTTAATAGCCCCCTAGCCCCCAAAGACAGATCTCAAGACTAA
- the argC gene encoding N-acetyl-gamma-glutamyl-phosphate reductase — MITAGIIGGSGYTGGELIRILVEHPKVKIDFIYSTTRASKKISTAHPDLLGLTDLQFTDTVNLAVDVVFLCLGHGNSTSFLMEHAFSSNTKIIDLSNDFRLAKDAVLNKKKFIYGLPELHKEAIKKANYIANPGCFATAIQLALLPLAKHNLLNTAIHVNAVTGSTGAGISPSDTSHFSWRNNNVSWYKPFTHQHLDEINESLHAFKNDVGELYFLPNRGNFTRGIFATAYATCDIRLEDANAMYHNFYKDALFTQISATEISLKQVVNTNQCHIHLHKHKDTLLITSAIDNLLKGASGQAVQNMNLMLGFEEGMGLNLKAGVY, encoded by the coding sequence ATGATTACAGCAGGAATTATCGGTGGTTCAGGATATACAGGTGGTGAGCTTATTCGCATATTAGTAGAACACCCGAAAGTTAAAATTGATTTTATTTATAGTACTACTAGAGCTAGTAAAAAAATTAGCACAGCACATCCAGATTTATTAGGCCTAACAGACTTACAATTTACGGATACTGTAAACCTAGCTGTTGACGTTGTTTTTTTATGCTTAGGCCATGGGAACTCTACTTCATTTTTAATGGAACACGCATTTTCATCAAACACAAAAATCATCGATTTAAGTAATGATTTCAGGTTAGCAAAAGATGCTGTTTTAAACAAAAAAAAATTCATTTACGGATTACCTGAATTACATAAAGAAGCTATTAAAAAAGCAAATTATATTGCAAATCCGGGTTGTTTTGCGACCGCTATTCAATTAGCATTATTACCTTTAGCGAAGCACAACCTACTAAATACTGCTATTCATGTCAATGCTGTAACGGGCAGTACAGGAGCAGGTATTAGTCCGTCTGACACGTCTCATTTTAGTTGGAGAAACAATAATGTGTCTTGGTATAAACCTTTTACACATCAACATCTAGATGAAATCAATGAAAGTTTACACGCTTTTAAAAATGATGTGGGCGAACTGTATTTTTTACCCAACCGAGGCAATTTTACTCGTGGTATTTTTGCCACGGCGTATGCCACGTGTGATATACGTCTAGAAGACGCAAATGCCATGTATCACAACTTTTATAAGGATGCCTTATTTACACAAATTTCAGCAACAGAAATTAGTTTAAAACAAGTCGTCAACACCAATCAATGCCACATTCATTTACACAAACACAAGGATACACTTTTAATTACTTCGGCTATAGATAACCTTTTAAAAGGAGCTTCTGGCCAAGCCGTTCAAAATATGAATTTAATGCTTGGGTTTGAGGAAGGAATGGGATTGAATTTGAAGGCTGGGGTTTATTAG
- the proC gene encoding pyrroline-5-carboxylate reductase: MKIAIIGTGNLGIAIAKGILNSNGATSMFLTKRNTRNILNFEKFGNVTVTSDNRDAVEKSDILIFAVQPAHFLPILEDIKDLLTEKHVVISTVTGFGIAQIEKSIGTDQYIIRSMPNTAISVGKSMTCVCSNEKGKKRIDLAKAIFNRMGHSMEIPENQMQAATVICASGVAFWMRMIRATTQGAIQLGFDAKEAQELAMHTCFGASSLLIEAGSHPEAEIDRVTTPRGCTIEGLNEMEHQGLSSSLIQGIIASYDKISRIKEGNL, from the coding sequence ATGAAAATAGCCATCATAGGAACAGGAAATTTGGGAATTGCAATCGCCAAGGGAATTTTAAATTCGAATGGAGCCACCAGCATGTTTTTGACAAAAAGAAATACTAGAAATATCCTAAATTTTGAAAAATTCGGAAACGTTACTGTTACTTCTGACAATAGAGACGCTGTTGAAAAATCTGATATTTTAATATTCGCCGTACAACCTGCACATTTTCTGCCGATTCTTGAAGACATCAAAGATTTATTAACGGAGAAACACGTGGTCATTTCTACCGTGACCGGATTTGGAATAGCTCAAATAGAAAAGAGTATTGGAACAGACCAATATATTATTCGCAGCATGCCAAATACCGCTATTTCTGTAGGTAAATCAATGACTTGCGTTTGTAGTAATGAAAAAGGTAAAAAAAGAATTGATTTGGCAAAAGCTATTTTTAATAGAATGGGTCATTCTATGGAAATTCCAGAAAACCAAATGCAAGCAGCAACTGTAATTTGCGCGAGTGGTGTTGCCTTTTGGATGCGAATGATTCGCGCAACTACCCAAGGTGCAATTCAATTAGGCTTTGATGCCAAGGAAGCACAAGAATTAGCGATGCATACTTGTTTTGGTGCATCGAGTTTATTAATTGAGGCAGGTAGTCATCCTGAAGCTGAAATAGACCGAGTAACCACCCCCAGAGGTTGCACTATTGAAGGCCTTAACGAAATGGAACACCAAGGCTTAAGTTCTTCCTTAATACAAGGGATAATCGCTTCTTATGATAAAATATCAAGAATTAAAGAGGGTAATTTATAG
- a CDS encoding aspartate aminotransferase family protein, whose translation MKLFDVYPLYNVTPVSAKGIVVTDDKGLEYLDFYGGHAVISIGHTHPHYVKRIEEQLHKIGFYSNAIQNPLQEELAHKLGKQSACENYNLFMCSSGAEANENALKMASFVTGKSRVIAFHNSFHGRTSAAVAATDNEKINAPINKQQKVTFLAFEDVENLKKEIEKGDVCGVILEAIQGVGGLDEPTTEFYQKVAKICKKNGVVLIADEVQSGFGRSGKFFGFQHHTIQPDIISIAKGMGNGFPVGGILIHESIKATYGMLGTTFGGNHLACAATLAVLEVLENENLMENAHRLEHYFRACAAEIPQVKKVKGRGLMLGLEFDFEVGDLRKKLIYNQHIFTGGASNKNLLRILPALTITEKELDLFFDALKKELAL comes from the coding sequence ATGAAACTTTTTGACGTATATCCTTTATACAATGTAACACCGGTTTCCGCAAAAGGTATTGTTGTTACCGATGATAAAGGCCTGGAATATTTAGATTTTTATGGAGGTCATGCCGTAATTTCTATAGGACATACGCACCCGCATTATGTAAAAAGAATAGAAGAACAGTTGCATAAAATTGGTTTTTACAGTAACGCTATCCAAAATCCCTTACAAGAAGAATTAGCTCATAAATTAGGAAAACAATCCGCTTGTGAAAATTATAATCTGTTTATGTGCAGCTCTGGTGCCGAAGCCAATGAAAATGCCTTAAAAATGGCATCCTTTGTTACTGGAAAATCTAGAGTTATTGCGTTCCACAACAGTTTTCATGGCAGAACCTCAGCAGCCGTCGCCGCTACCGATAACGAGAAAATAAACGCACCCATTAATAAACAACAAAAGGTAACTTTTTTAGCCTTTGAAGATGTAGAAAACTTAAAAAAAGAAATTGAAAAAGGTGATGTTTGTGGCGTTATTTTAGAAGCTATTCAAGGTGTGGGTGGCTTAGATGAACCTACGACAGAATTCTACCAAAAAGTTGCAAAAATCTGTAAAAAAAATGGCGTAGTTTTAATTGCCGATGAAGTGCAATCAGGCTTTGGCAGGAGCGGAAAATTCTTTGGTTTTCAGCATCATACTATTCAACCAGATATCATCAGTATTGCTAAAGGCATGGGCAATGGTTTTCCTGTAGGCGGAATTTTAATTCATGAAAGCATCAAAGCCACCTACGGAATGTTAGGGACAACTTTTGGTGGTAATCATTTAGCTTGCGCGGCAACTTTAGCCGTTCTGGAGGTGTTAGAAAATGAGAATTTAATGGAGAATGCACATCGATTGGAACACTATTTTAGAGCTTGTGCCGCTGAAATTCCGCAGGTAAAAAAAGTAAAAGGCAGAGGCCTCATGCTAGGTTTGGAGTTCGATTTTGAAGTTGGTGATCTTCGAAAAAAACTAATTTATAATCAGCATATTTTTACGGGTGGTGCTAGTAATAAAAATTTATTAAGAATTTTACCTGCTTTAACTATAACCGAGAAAGAACTTGATCTGTTTTTTGATGCACTAAAAAAGGAGCTTGCCCTCTAA
- the proB gene encoding glutamate 5-kinase translates to MRKKRILLKIGSTTLTKETDHISRGKIEDIGRQIALLKNEYEFIIVSSGAIVAAKQFVKLEHNGEEITIKQALASIGQPHLMRIFQENFRELGLFTSQCLLSYSDFENPKAKLNIKNTIDVLVANNFIPIINENDTVATDEIQFGDNDKLAALTAALLEVDLLLIATNTDGVYTKHSFLNEIPETIQEVIDLNDLIQEVDVQKSTHGTGGMQSKIEAATIAKSANIETWILNGLKDNFITDAFNGRSNFTKIK, encoded by the coding sequence ATGAGGAAAAAAAGAATTTTACTTAAAATTGGCTCCACTACTTTAACCAAGGAAACTGATCATATTTCCAGAGGTAAAATTGAGGATATTGGTCGACAAATTGCGCTTTTAAAAAACGAGTACGAGTTTATCATCGTAAGTTCTGGTGCCATTGTAGCTGCCAAACAATTTGTAAAATTAGAGCACAATGGAGAAGAAATAACCATAAAACAAGCTTTAGCCTCCATAGGACAACCCCACTTAATGCGAATTTTTCAAGAGAATTTTAGAGAATTGGGTTTATTTACTTCGCAATGTTTACTATCCTATTCTGATTTTGAAAATCCGAAAGCCAAATTGAACATAAAAAATACGATTGATGTTTTAGTAGCCAATAATTTTATTCCTATAATCAATGAAAATGATACTGTAGCCACGGATGAAATACAGTTTGGTGATAATGACAAACTGGCGGCATTAACTGCTGCTTTGTTAGAGGTTGACTTACTATTAATCGCTACCAATACCGATGGTGTTTATACCAAGCATTCTTTTTTAAACGAAATACCAGAAACCATTCAAGAAGTGATTGATTTGAATGATTTAATTCAAGAAGTTGATGTTCAAAAATCAACACATGGTACCGGGGGAATGCAATCAAAAATAGAAGCTGCCACCATTGCTAAAAGTGCCAATATTGAAACTTGGATCCTCAATGGTTTAAAAGATAATTTTATAACTGATGCCTTCAACGGACGAAGCAATTTTACAAAAATTAAATAA
- a CDS encoding acetylornithine carbamoyltransferase, producing the protein MMHYLSIQDIDSLAQWVKEAKALKESPKAFKKLGKGKTICLLFFNNSLRTRLSTQKAASNLGLEVMVMNFGSEGWALEYEDGSIMDQGTSEHIKEAAQVVAQFCDIVAIRAFASLSDKEKDEAELVINGFKKYATIPVVNMESSVGHPLQALADAITMAENKTKERPKVVLSWAPHPKALPHAVANSFTEMMLKQEADFVITHPKGYELNPEITKEAKIEYDQNKALENADFVYVKNWSSYADYGKVVNQDKNWMMTKEKLRNAKFMHCLPVRRNVIVEDAVLDSDQSLVIEQANNRTYAAQIVLKKILNSLGS; encoded by the coding sequence ATGATGCATTACCTAAGCATACAAGACATAGATTCATTAGCACAATGGGTAAAAGAAGCAAAAGCTTTAAAAGAAAGTCCAAAAGCGTTTAAAAAATTAGGAAAAGGAAAAACTATCTGTTTGTTATTTTTTAATAACAGCCTTAGAACGCGTTTAAGTACTCAAAAAGCAGCTAGTAATTTGGGCTTAGAAGTTATGGTGATGAACTTCGGAAGCGAAGGTTGGGCTCTAGAATATGAGGATGGGAGCATCATGGACCAAGGCACATCAGAACATATAAAAGAAGCTGCGCAAGTGGTGGCGCAGTTTTGTGATATTGTTGCGATTCGTGCTTTTGCCTCGTTAAGTGATAAAGAGAAAGATGAAGCCGAATTAGTGATCAACGGATTTAAAAAATATGCCACTATTCCCGTCGTAAATATGGAAAGTTCTGTTGGGCATCCTTTACAAGCCTTGGCAGATGCCATCACGATGGCAGAAAACAAAACAAAAGAACGACCAAAAGTAGTACTGTCGTGGGCACCACATCCGAAGGCTTTACCCCATGCGGTAGCCAATTCTTTTACTGAAATGATGCTGAAACAAGAGGCTGATTTTGTCATTACCCACCCAAAAGGGTACGAATTAAATCCTGAAATTACAAAAGAGGCTAAAATTGAATACGATCAAAATAAAGCCCTAGAAAATGCAGACTTTGTTTATGTGAAAAATTGGAGTAGTTATGCAGACTATGGCAAGGTAGTGAACCAAGATAAAAATTGGATGATGACGAAAGAAAAACTTAGGAATGCTAAGTTTATGCACTGTCTACCGGTCCGTAGAAATGTGATCGTAGAAGATGCAGTTTTAGACAGCGACCAATCTTTAGTGATTGAACAGGCCAATAATAGAACCTATGCGGCACAGATTGTCTTAAAGAAGATACTGAACTCCCTAGGTTCCTAA
- the argB gene encoding acetylglutamate kinase, which produces MPTKKTKKSLSIVKIGGNVIENTAELNRFLTLFSALEGPKILVHGGGKLATTLASKLGIASKLVHGRRITDADSIDVITMVYGGLANKTIVAKLQANTCNAIGLSGADANSIQAHKRPVKDIDYGFVGDIDRVNTNFIDTLLKAKLSPVFCALSHDGKGQILNTNADTIASEIAIGLSKIYKTTLYYCFEKKGVLLDIKDENSVIKHINTEQYQDLLTQKIIVAGMLPKLENCFHALRHNVDKVCLGDLEMMKTDATLFTTITL; this is translated from the coding sequence ATGCCGACTAAGAAGACTAAAAAGAGCTTATCCATTGTAAAAATTGGCGGTAATGTCATTGAAAATACGGCGGAATTAAATAGGTTTTTAACCTTGTTTTCCGCCTTAGAGGGTCCAAAAATATTAGTTCATGGTGGGGGCAAATTAGCGACTACCTTAGCTTCAAAACTAGGCATAGCATCTAAATTGGTGCATGGAAGACGTATTACTGATGCCGATAGTATTGATGTCATTACCATGGTTTATGGTGGTTTAGCCAATAAAACTATAGTGGCAAAATTACAGGCAAATACTTGTAACGCGATTGGTTTAAGCGGGGCCGACGCGAACAGCATTCAAGCACATAAACGCCCTGTAAAAGATATAGATTACGGTTTCGTGGGCGATATAGATCGTGTAAATACCAACTTCATTGATACCCTATTAAAAGCAAAACTCAGCCCTGTTTTTTGTGCTTTATCACATGACGGTAAAGGTCAAATTTTAAATACCAATGCTGATACGATTGCCTCGGAAATTGCGATTGGCCTGAGTAAAATTTACAAAACTACCTTGTATTATTGTTTTGAAAAAAAGGGTGTTTTGCTCGATATCAAAGATGAAAATTCGGTGATAAAACACATCAATACAGAACAATATCAAGACCTATTAACACAAAAAATAATAGTAGCAGGTATGCTTCCTAAATTAGAGAATTGTTTTCATGCTTTACGGCATAACGTAGATAAAGTATGTTTAGGAGATTTGGAAATGATGAAAACCGATGCTACTTTATTTACCACAATTACCTTATAA
- a CDS encoding M20 family metallo-hydrolase, whose translation MTQKQLTEKAIDLLKELISIPSFSKEEDKTAEAIQNWFTFFSIPFTRENNNVYAKNKFWNDGKPTLLLNSHHDTVKPNQGYTKDPFDPHIEDGKLYGLGSNDAGGCLVSLLATFTHFYANENLSHNILMVASAEEENAGKNSLRGLLPNLPKIDVALVGEPTLMNLAIAEKGLLVFDAVVKGTPSHAAHPNEDNAIYNTIKVLEWFKNYTFNKTSEVLGEVKLTVTQINAGNQHNVVPSQVDLVLDVRVNDKYTNQEIATILKSEAPCELKERSLRLNSSSIDKNHALVQSGIALGRTTYGSPTLSDQAALTCQSLKLGPGDSTRSHSANEYIYIHEIEEGIDLYIEILEGFLAP comes from the coding sequence ATGACTCAAAAACAACTCACCGAAAAAGCCATTGACCTTTTAAAAGAGCTCATCAGCATTCCGTCTTTTTCTAAAGAAGAAGATAAAACAGCAGAAGCAATTCAAAACTGGTTCACTTTTTTTAGTATTCCTTTTACTAGAGAAAACAACAATGTATATGCTAAAAATAAATTTTGGAATGATGGCAAACCTACATTGCTTTTAAACTCTCATCATGATACCGTCAAACCAAATCAAGGGTATACCAAAGACCCATTTGATCCGCATATAGAGGATGGTAAATTATATGGTTTGGGGAGTAATGATGCGGGTGGCTGTTTAGTATCACTACTCGCGACGTTTACCCATTTTTATGCGAACGAAAATTTAAGTCATAATATTTTAATGGTGGCCTCAGCAGAAGAAGAAAATGCAGGAAAAAATAGTTTAAGAGGCTTATTACCCAATTTACCTAAAATTGATGTGGCTCTCGTAGGTGAACCTACTTTAATGAATTTAGCGATCGCAGAAAAAGGTTTACTAGTTTTTGATGCTGTGGTAAAAGGAACACCATCGCATGCGGCCCATCCTAATGAGGACAATGCTATCTACAATACGATTAAAGTATTAGAATGGTTTAAAAATTATACCTTTAATAAAACATCCGAAGTCCTTGGAGAGGTAAAATTAACCGTCACGCAAATCAACGCTGGAAATCAACATAATGTAGTGCCTTCACAAGTTGATTTGGTGCTAGATGTTCGCGTAAATGATAAGTATACCAATCAAGAAATTGCGACGATACTAAAATCTGAGGCACCATGTGAACTTAAAGAACGTTCCCTTAGGCTTAACTCTTCTTCGATCGATAAAAACCATGCTTTAGTGCAATCAGGAATTGCATTAGGCAGAACTACCTACGGCTCACCTACCCTTTCGGATCAGGCAGCATTAACATGCCAATCTTTGAAATTAGGGCCTGGGGATAGTACACGTTCTCATTCAGCAAATGAGTATATTTATATTCATGAAATTGAAGAAGGAATAGATTTGTATATTGAGATATTGGAAGGCTTTTTAGCCCCCTAA